A genomic region of Lagenorhynchus albirostris chromosome 18, mLagAlb1.1, whole genome shotgun sequence contains the following coding sequences:
- the GPALPP1 gene encoding GPALPP motifs-containing protein 1 has protein sequence MARDLIGPALPPGFKASGSAEDEERDPSPVAGPALPPNYKSSSSKSSDSDEDSSSLSEEGNQESEEDDTGPTARKQRRNQDDDDDDDEGFFGPALPPGFKKQDDSPPRPIIGPALPPGFLKSAQKSDKGRDDPRQVSSYFNSEKETGSSEEEDIIGPMPAKGPVNSSVTTEFEKRAQRMKEKLTKGDDDSSKTITRDSWMTELPPELKNFGLGPRTFKRRADDKSGDRSVWTDMPADRERKAKETPEARKSFNKKDEEHILTGMEKRLAEQVSAYNESKRPESLMDIHQKKLKNKAAEDKNKPQERIPFNRDTDLKVHQFDEAQKKALIKKSRELNTRFSHGKGNMFL, from the exons TTGCAGGACCAGCTCTGCCCCCTAATTATAAAAGCAGTAGTTCAAAGTCATCAGACAGCGACGAGGACAGTAGTTCTTTGTCTGAAGAAGGAAATCAGGAATCTGAAGAAGATGACACTGGTCCAACTGCAAG aaaacagaggagaaatcaggatgacgatgatgatgatgatgaagggtTTTTTGGACCAGCCCTTCCTCCTGGATTTAAAAAGCAGGATGATTCTCCTCCAAG gccTATAATAGGTCCTGCATTACCACCTGGTTTTCTTAAATCTGCACAGAAAAGTGACAAAGGCAGAGATGATCCAAGACAAGTATCATCGTATTTCAACTCTGAG aAGGAAACAGGTAGCAGTGAAGAGGAGGACATTATTGGGCCGATGCCTGCCAAAGGACCAGTTAACTCTAGTGTTACGACAGAGTTTGAAAAAAGGGcccagagaatgaaagaaaaactgactAAAGGAGACGAT gATTCATCTAAAACAATTACAAGAGACTCTTGGATGACTGAGCTTCCTCCGGAGCTGAAAAACTTTGGTCTTGGCCCTAGAACTTTCAAGAGAAGAGCTGATGACAAATCTGGAGATCGATCAGTCTGGACAGATATGCCAGCTGACAGGGAAAGGAAAGCTAAG gagacaccagaagcaagaaagtCATTCAATAAGAAGGATGAAGAACATATATTGACAGGAATGGAAAAGAGATTGGCCGAGCAGGTATCCGCATACAAT GAATCAAAAAGGCCAGAATCTCTTATGGACATTCATCAGAAAAAACTAAAGAATAAGGCTGCTGAAGATAAAAATAAGCCCCAAGAAAGAATACCATTTAACCGTGATACGGATCTCAAAGTTCATCAGTTTGATGAAGCTCAGAAAAAAGCCCTGATAAAGAAATCTAGGGAACTAAACACCAGGTTTTCACATGGCAAAGGCAATATGTTTTTATAA